In Vicinamibacteria bacterium, one genomic interval encodes:
- a CDS encoding J domain-containing protein produces the protein MDYKNYYDVLGVKKDATDKEIKQAFRKLARKYHPDVNPGDRGAEQKFKELNEAHEVLSDPEKRRKYDQLGANWKQYEQYARQQPGGFPGFGGVRVDFGGGGGGFSDFFRTFFGGGIDLDDLFSQVGGGFRGARPRRGTESRGFQGFGEPPPPTHTARNIAGTIEVSIEEAYRGTTKRLTIENRTGVETIDVRIPAGVRDGSKIRVAGKGGAAGDLYLEVKTRPHPLYRREGDDLYIDVPVTFAEAALGAEIEVPTLSGKARIKVPPGTQTGRRLRLKGKGMPRLKGDGTGDLFVKIQVVVPKQLNTRELELVKELASLRAENPRAHLGCT, from the coding sequence GTGGACTACAAGAATTATTACGATGTGCTGGGCGTCAAGAAGGACGCTACTGACAAGGAGATCAAACAGGCTTTTCGCAAGCTCGCGCGCAAGTACCACCCCGACGTCAATCCCGGCGACCGAGGGGCGGAGCAGAAGTTCAAGGAGCTCAACGAGGCGCACGAGGTCCTCTCCGATCCGGAAAAACGGCGTAAGTACGACCAGCTCGGGGCGAACTGGAAACAGTATGAGCAGTACGCGCGTCAACAGCCCGGCGGATTCCCCGGATTCGGTGGCGTGCGCGTGGATTTTGGCGGTGGGGGCGGCGGGTTCTCGGATTTCTTCCGGACGTTCTTCGGCGGCGGCATCGACCTCGACGACCTCTTCAGCCAGGTAGGCGGCGGGTTCCGCGGAGCGAGGCCGCGACGCGGGACGGAGTCGAGAGGCTTTCAGGGTTTTGGAGAACCTCCGCCTCCAACTCACACCGCGCGGAACATCGCCGGTACGATCGAGGTGAGCATCGAAGAGGCCTATCGCGGCACGACCAAGCGCCTGACGATCGAGAATCGCACCGGCGTGGAAACGATCGACGTGCGCATCCCTGCGGGCGTCAGGGACGGCTCGAAGATTCGCGTCGCCGGCAAAGGCGGCGCTGCCGGCGACCTGTACCTCGAAGTGAAGACGAGGCCTCATCCGCTCTACCGCCGGGAGGGGGACGATCTCTATATCGATGTACCGGTGACCTTCGCCGAGGCGGCGCTCGGCGCCGAGATCGAGGTCCCTACCCTTTCCGGCAAGGCTCGTATCAAGGTGCCTCCCGGCACTCAGACCGGCCGCCGCTTGAGGCTCAAGGGCAAGGGTATGCCGCGGCTCAAGGGCGACGGCACGGGAGACTTGTTCGTCAAGATACAGGTCGTCGTCCCCAAGCAGCTCAACACCCGAGAGCTCGAGCTGGTAAAGGAGCTGGCGTCGCTCCGTGCCGAAAACCCGCGCGCTCATCTCGGCTGTACGTGA